A window from Streptomyces sp. NBC_00335 encodes these proteins:
- a CDS encoding riboflavin synthase, whose translation MFTGIVEELGEVVAVEELAEASRFRLRGPVVTVDAKHGDSIAVNGVCLTVVETGDGEFTADVMQETLNRSSLGALTQGSRVNLERPMELGGRLGGHLVQGHVDGTGEIVSRTPSEHWEIVKVALPENLSRYVVEKGSITVDGVSLTVVEAAADWFTISLIPTTLALTTLGIKKPGDPVNLEVDVLAKYVERLLAAGVTPLASNVLHTTGESK comes from the coding sequence GTGTTCACCGGAATCGTCGAAGAACTGGGCGAGGTCGTCGCCGTCGAGGAGCTCGCGGAAGCCTCCCGCTTCCGCCTGCGCGGCCCGGTCGTCACCGTGGACGCCAAGCACGGGGACTCCATCGCCGTGAACGGCGTCTGCCTGACGGTCGTGGAGACCGGCGACGGCGAGTTCACCGCCGACGTCATGCAGGAGACCCTGAACCGCTCCAGCCTCGGAGCCCTCACCCAGGGCTCCCGGGTCAACCTGGAGCGCCCGATGGAGCTCGGCGGACGGCTCGGCGGCCACCTGGTCCAGGGGCACGTGGACGGAACCGGCGAGATTGTCTCGCGGACCCCCTCCGAGCACTGGGAGATCGTCAAGGTCGCCCTCCCGGAGAACCTCTCGCGCTACGTCGTCGAGAAGGGCTCCATCACGGTCGACGGCGTCAGCCTCACCGTGGTCGAGGCCGCCGCCGACTGGTTCACCATCAGCCTGATCCCCACCACCCTCGCGCTGACCACCCTGGGCATCAAGAAGCCCGGCGACCCGGTCAACCTGGAGGTCGACGTCCTGGCGAAGTACGTCGAGCGCCTGCTGGCCGCCGGGGTCACGCCCCTGGCCTCGAACGTGCTCCACACCACGGGGGAGTCGAAGTGA
- the hisG gene encoding ATP phosphoribosyltransferase, with protein MLRIAVPNKGSLSGPASAMLHEAGYRMRKESKELVVVDPDNEVEFFYLRPKDIAIYVSSGKLDIGITGRDLLLDSGASAEEILPLNFGRSTFRYATIPGTAKGPEDFHGMTIATSYEGIVAKHLADQGIEASVVHLDGAVETAIQLGVAQIIADVVETGTSLRNAGLEVIGEPIMTSEAVVIRGNGTDPEDPRAQQFLRRLQGVLVARSYVMMDYDCRAEHLERAVALTPGLESPTVSPLHNEGWVAVRAMVPAKEAQRIMDDLYELGARAILTTSIHACRL; from the coding sequence ATGCTGCGCATCGCCGTCCCCAACAAGGGTTCACTCTCCGGACCGGCGTCGGCGATGCTCCATGAGGCCGGCTACCGGATGCGCAAGGAGTCCAAGGAGCTCGTGGTCGTCGACCCCGACAACGAGGTGGAGTTCTTCTACCTCCGCCCCAAGGACATCGCGATCTACGTGTCCTCCGGGAAGCTCGACATCGGCATCACCGGCCGCGACCTGCTGCTCGACTCCGGCGCCAGCGCCGAGGAGATCCTGCCGCTGAACTTCGGCCGCTCCACCTTCCGCTACGCCACCATCCCCGGCACCGCGAAGGGCCCCGAGGACTTCCACGGGATGACCATCGCGACCTCGTACGAGGGAATCGTCGCGAAGCACCTCGCCGACCAGGGCATCGAGGCCTCCGTCGTCCACCTCGACGGCGCGGTCGAGACCGCCATCCAGCTCGGCGTCGCCCAGATCATCGCCGACGTCGTCGAGACCGGCACCAGCCTGCGCAACGCCGGACTGGAGGTCATCGGCGAGCCGATCATGACCTCCGAGGCCGTCGTCATCCGCGGCAACGGCACCGACCCCGAGGACCCGCGCGCGCAGCAGTTCCTGCGCCGCCTCCAGGGCGTCCTGGTCGCCCGCAGCTACGTGATGATGGACTACGACTGCCGCGCCGAGCACCTGGAGCGCGCGGTCGCCCTCACCCCGGGCCTGGAGTCGCCGACCGTCTCCCCGCTGCACAACGAGGGCTGGGTCGCCGTCCGCGCCATGGTCCCCGCCAAGGAGGCCCAGCGGATCATGGACGACCTGTACGAGCTCGGCGCGCGGGCGATCCTCACCACCTCGATCCACGCCTGCCGCCTCTGA
- the ribD gene encoding bifunctional diaminohydroxyphosphoribosylaminopyrimidine deaminase/5-amino-6-(5-phosphoribosylamino)uracil reductase RibD: MRQEDPVATHAAHAAPDAGTRAMRRAIELAARGLGSTSPNPVVGCVITDASGAVVGEGWHERAGGPHAEIHALNAAGPAARGGTAYVTLEPCNHTGRTGPCAQALIAAGIARVVYAVSDPNPQASGGGATLRAAGIDTAAGLLAEEAEAGNAAWLTSVRLGRPYILWKYAATLDGRIAAADGTSRWISSPESRADVHRLRAESDAVVVGSGTLRADDPHLAVRGIDGFTAAHQPLRVVLDTHATIRPTARVLDEAAPTLIAVAEDADTRHLAGVELARLPYDKYGISVDALLRELYGRGIRSVLLEGGPTLAGAFVAAGAVDKVIGYLAPVLLGAGPLALADAGIGTLADALRLRITETVRIGTDIRVTAVPASAPSAPTALKEH; the protein is encoded by the coding sequence ATGAGGCAGGAGGACCCGGTGGCGACACACGCCGCGCACGCAGCACCCGACGCGGGCACCCGCGCCATGCGCCGAGCCATCGAGCTCGCCGCCCGCGGACTCGGCTCCACCAGCCCCAACCCGGTCGTCGGCTGCGTCATCACCGACGCCTCGGGCGCCGTCGTGGGCGAAGGCTGGCACGAGCGGGCCGGCGGCCCGCACGCCGAGATCCACGCCCTGAACGCGGCGGGCCCGGCGGCCAGGGGCGGCACCGCCTACGTCACCCTCGAACCCTGTAACCACACCGGCCGTACGGGACCCTGCGCGCAAGCCCTCATCGCCGCCGGGATCGCCCGCGTGGTCTACGCCGTCTCCGACCCGAACCCGCAGGCCAGCGGTGGCGGAGCCACCCTGCGCGCCGCCGGGATCGACACCGCGGCCGGGCTGCTCGCCGAGGAGGCCGAGGCGGGCAACGCCGCCTGGCTGACCTCCGTACGCCTGGGGCGCCCGTACATCCTGTGGAAGTACGCCGCGACCCTCGACGGCCGCATCGCGGCCGCCGACGGCACCAGCCGCTGGATCAGCTCCCCCGAGTCCCGCGCCGACGTCCACCGGCTGCGCGCCGAGTCCGACGCCGTGGTCGTGGGATCCGGCACCCTGCGCGCCGACGACCCGCACCTCGCGGTCCGGGGGATCGACGGTTTCACCGCCGCCCACCAGCCCCTGCGCGTGGTCCTGGACACCCACGCCACCATCCGGCCCACCGCCCGTGTCCTGGACGAAGCCGCGCCCACCCTGATCGCCGTCGCCGAGGATGCGGACACCCGCCACCTCGCCGGAGTGGAGCTGGCCCGGCTCCCGTACGACAAGTACGGGATCTCCGTGGACGCCCTGCTGCGCGAGCTGTACGGGCGCGGCATCCGCTCCGTCCTCCTCGAAGGCGGCCCCACCCTGGCCGGCGCCTTCGTCGCCGCCGGGGCCGTCGACAAGGTCATCGGCTACCTGGCCCCCGTCCTCCTCGGCGCGGGCCCCCTCGCCCTCGCCGACGCCGGCATCGGCACCCTCGCCGACGCGCTCCGGCTCCGGATCACCGAAACCGTCCGCATCGGCACGGACATCCGCGTCACCGCCGTCCCCGCGTCGGCCCCCTCCGCCCCCACAGCCCTCAAGGAGCACTGA
- a CDS encoding nicotinamide mononucleotide transporter family protein: MSALTWLNTEAFEVFDQKVIWSDMIGNLIGLGALALGWRRSIWTWPAQLLSGLILVGAYASAHLSGGVGKQLLVIGVAAWGWRAWQRGKQDAQDGSIAVRTASWKERGLLLGGAVAGTLAVGGLFSLYPSLSWSPWADAYIFVGTIVAMVAQARGLVEFWFAWLLVDLVGVPLAFNSGLAFSGLVYVVYFALVVWGAYDWYQRSRTTTAPALEGATA, translated from the coding sequence GTGAGCGCCCTGACCTGGCTCAACACCGAGGCCTTCGAGGTCTTCGACCAGAAGGTCATCTGGTCCGACATGATCGGCAACCTGATCGGCCTGGGCGCCCTCGCGCTCGGCTGGCGGCGCTCCATATGGACCTGGCCTGCCCAGCTCCTCTCCGGCCTGATCCTCGTCGGCGCCTACGCCTCCGCGCACCTCTCCGGCGGGGTCGGCAAGCAGCTCCTCGTCATCGGCGTGGCCGCGTGGGGCTGGCGCGCCTGGCAGCGCGGCAAGCAGGACGCTCAGGACGGCTCCATCGCCGTCCGCACCGCATCCTGGAAGGAGCGCGGCCTCCTGCTGGGCGGCGCGGTGGCCGGCACCCTGGCCGTCGGCGGCCTGTTCAGCCTCTACCCGAGCCTGTCGTGGAGCCCGTGGGCCGACGCCTACATCTTCGTCGGCACCATCGTCGCGATGGTCGCCCAGGCCCGCGGCCTGGTCGAGTTCTGGTTCGCCTGGCTCCTCGTCGACCTGGTCGGCGTACCCCTCGCCTTCAACAGCGGACTGGCCTTCTCCGGCCTCGTCTACGTCGTGTACTTCGCCCTCGTCGTCTGGGGCGCCTACGACTGGTACCAGCGCTCGCGCACCACCACCGCCCCGGCTCTGGAAGGAGCAACGGCATGA
- the ribH gene encoding 6,7-dimethyl-8-ribityllumazine synthase: MSGKGAPELSVKNCGDLRVAVIAAQWHEKVMDGLVDGALRALHELGIDEPTLLRVPGSFELPVVAKVLAGRGYDAIVALGVVIRGGTPHFDYVCQGVTQGLVQVSIDTGVPVGFGVLTCDNDEQALDRAGLEGSNEDKGHEAVTAAVSTAMILRAVTNPGASR, from the coding sequence GTGAGCGGCAAGGGCGCACCCGAACTGAGCGTGAAGAACTGCGGAGACCTGCGCGTCGCCGTGATCGCGGCCCAGTGGCACGAGAAGGTCATGGACGGCCTGGTGGACGGCGCCCTGCGGGCCCTGCACGAGCTGGGGATCGACGAGCCCACCCTGCTGCGGGTCCCGGGCAGCTTCGAGCTCCCGGTCGTGGCCAAGGTACTGGCCGGTCGCGGTTACGATGCCATCGTCGCCCTCGGCGTGGTCATCCGCGGCGGCACCCCGCACTTCGACTACGTCTGCCAGGGCGTCACCCAGGGCCTGGTACAGGTGTCGATCGACACCGGAGTCCCCGTCGGCTTCGGCGTACTGACCTGCGACAACGACGAGCAGGCGCTGGACCGCGCCGGGCTCGAGGGGTCGAACGAGGACAAGGGGCACGAAGCGGTCACCGCCGCCGTCTCCACCGCCATGATCCTGCGGGCCGTCACGAACCCTGGCGCCAGCAGGTAG
- a CDS encoding AAA family ATPase: MDFAAHGSSAHAPAELAWLRGVDACTMGAYPQAEEEFRAAVRLDPAMADAWLGLHALRVDTTNALLRMYAHRDRFGEQRARHRRTLNSWYWLGWWVQPVLETRRDLLLAHASHWLDGRHVPELDQALAALPPVDTDPHVRFLHACRAYLVKDWEQLVRSTESLVDDPLLGIEAGLFGGMARVRLEMYGQAEPLLAASLMRCRSEQPQRKELRYWLARAHEGTGRSAAALPLYRAVHRVDPAFMDTAARLTAIEDSEDADGLAGYASGGGYEAFGGHGAAPSGGDFAAVALGGGGPVQGIAADGQPDADPLTAADPPEPRHGPGAPGPGAGLPAGVRRKASLPSQPGPVGLPAGPADPAALAEALAELERMVGLEPVKRQVKALSAQLHMARLRTGQGLPVQPPKRHFVFSGPSGTGKTTVARILGRVFYALGLLGGDHLVEAGRADLVGEFLGQTAVKANELIDSAIGGVLFVDEAYSLSNSGYSKGDAYGDEALQVLLKRAEDNRDHLVVILAGYPAGMDRLLATNPGLSSRFTTRVDFPSYRPLELTSIGGVLADANGDRWDEEALEELRSISGHVVEQGWIDELGNGRFLRTLYEKSCAYRDLRLSGFTGDPSREDLSTLRLADLMQAYGEVLSGRGPQERPEPPPL, translated from the coding sequence ATGGACTTCGCCGCGCACGGCAGCAGCGCGCACGCCCCGGCCGAACTCGCCTGGCTGCGAGGAGTGGACGCCTGCACGATGGGCGCCTACCCGCAGGCCGAGGAGGAGTTCCGGGCGGCCGTACGACTCGATCCCGCGATGGCGGATGCCTGGCTGGGCCTGCACGCGCTCCGCGTCGACACCACGAACGCGTTACTGCGCATGTACGCCCACCGGGACCGCTTCGGGGAACAGCGGGCCCGCCACCGGCGGACGCTGAACTCCTGGTACTGGCTGGGCTGGTGGGTGCAGCCGGTACTGGAGACCAGGCGGGACCTGCTGCTGGCGCACGCCTCGCACTGGCTGGACGGGCGCCACGTCCCCGAGCTGGACCAGGCGCTCGCGGCCCTGCCGCCCGTGGACACCGATCCGCACGTCCGCTTCCTGCACGCCTGCCGGGCGTACCTGGTCAAGGACTGGGAGCAGTTGGTCCGCTCCACCGAATCGCTGGTCGACGATCCGCTCCTGGGCATCGAGGCGGGCCTCTTCGGCGGGATGGCCCGGGTCCGGCTGGAGATGTACGGGCAGGCCGAGCCGCTGCTGGCGGCCTCCCTGATGCGCTGCCGCAGCGAGCAGCCCCAGCGCAAGGAGCTGCGGTACTGGCTGGCGCGGGCGCACGAGGGGACCGGGCGCAGCGCGGCGGCGTTGCCGCTGTACCGGGCGGTGCACCGGGTGGACCCGGCGTTCATGGACACGGCGGCCCGGCTGACGGCCATCGAGGACAGCGAGGACGCCGACGGCCTGGCCGGGTACGCGAGCGGTGGCGGTTACGAGGCCTTCGGCGGGCACGGAGCGGCCCCGTCGGGCGGGGACTTCGCGGCGGTGGCGCTGGGCGGGGGCGGGCCGGTCCAGGGCATCGCCGCGGACGGGCAGCCGGACGCTGACCCGCTGACGGCGGCCGACCCGCCGGAGCCGCGGCACGGCCCGGGGGCGCCGGGGCCCGGCGCGGGGCTGCCGGCCGGCGTACGGCGCAAGGCCTCGCTGCCTTCGCAGCCGGGACCGGTGGGTCTGCCGGCCGGGCCGGCGGATCCGGCGGCGCTGGCCGAGGCGCTCGCGGAGCTGGAGCGGATGGTGGGCCTGGAACCGGTCAAGCGGCAGGTGAAGGCACTCTCCGCGCAGCTGCACATGGCCAGGCTGCGGACGGGTCAGGGGCTGCCGGTGCAGCCGCCGAAACGGCACTTCGTCTTCTCCGGGCCCTCGGGCACGGGCAAGACCACGGTGGCGCGGATCCTGGGCCGGGTCTTCTACGCGCTGGGCCTGCTCGGCGGCGACCACCTCGTGGAGGCCGGGCGCGCGGACCTGGTCGGCGAGTTCCTCGGGCAGACCGCCGTGAAGGCGAACGAGCTGATCGACTCGGCGATCGGCGGGGTGCTGTTCGTGGACGAGGCGTACAGCCTCTCCAACTCCGGTTACAGCAAGGGCGACGCGTACGGCGACGAGGCCCTGCAGGTGCTGCTGAAGCGGGCGGAGGACAACCGCGACCACTTGGTGGTGATCCTCGCGGGCTATCCGGCGGGGATGGACCGGCTGCTCGCCACGAATCCGGGGCTGTCCTCGCGGTTCACCACCCGGGTCGACTTCCCCAGCTACCGGCCGCTGGAACTCACCTCGATCGGCGGGGTCCTGGCGGACGCCAACGGCGACCGGTGGGACGAGGAGGCGCTGGAGGAGCTGCGGAGCATCAGCGGGCACGTGGTGGAGCAGGGGTGGATCGACGAGCTGGGCAACGGGCGGTTCCTGCGCACGCTGTACGAGAAGAGCTGCGCGTACCGGGACCTGCGGCTGTCCGGCTTCACCGGTGATCCCTCCCGGGAGGACCTCTCCACCCTGCGGCTGGCGGACCTGATGCAGGCGTACGGGGAGGTCCTGTCGGGCCGCGGCCCCCAGGAACGGCCGGAGCCGCCGCCCCTGTGA
- a CDS encoding phosphoribosyl-ATP diphosphatase produces MANKTPKSFEELFTELQLKANGDPGTSRTAELVGKGVHAIGKKVVEEAAEVWMAAEYEGKEAAAEEISQLLYHVQVMMVARGITLEDVYAHL; encoded by the coding sequence ATGGCGAACAAAACCCCCAAGAGCTTCGAAGAGCTCTTCACCGAGCTCCAGCTCAAGGCCAACGGTGACCCCGGCACCTCCCGCACCGCCGAGCTGGTCGGCAAGGGCGTCCATGCCATCGGCAAGAAGGTCGTCGAGGAGGCCGCCGAGGTCTGGATGGCCGCCGAGTACGAGGGCAAGGAAGCCGCCGCCGAGGAGATCTCCCAGCTGCTCTACCACGTCCAGGTGATGATGGTGGCGCGCGGGATCACCCTCGAAGACGTCTACGCGCACCTCTAG
- a CDS encoding bifunctional 3,4-dihydroxy-2-butanone-4-phosphate synthase/GTP cyclohydrolase II, translating to MTSPNPVLKPVPGVEQETFRLDPVEQAIRDIAAGRPVVVVDDEDRENEGDLVIAAEKATPEIIAFMMSECRGLICAPLEGDELERLELPQMVQHNTESMQTAFTVSVDASGAHGVTTGISAADRATTLRLLADGVSGPGDFVRPGHVFPLRAKPGGVLARNGHTEAAVDLARLAGLRPAGAIVEIAGEDGVMLRLPELIPFARKHGLTIISIEDLIAYRRSAEPTVRREAQVSLPTSFGQFTAYGFRSTVDGVEHVALVHGEIGDGEDVLVRMHSECLTGDIFQSQRCDCGPQLHTAMQRVQAAGRGVIVYLRGHEGRGIGLLSKLRAYELQERGRDTLDANLELGLPADARDYGAGAQMLADLGVHSVRLLTNNPEKSAALISHGIKVSDREPMPMEAGEHNLRYLRTKRDRMGHDLPWLDGAVTTSACGNQ from the coding sequence ATGACCTCCCCGAACCCCGTCCTGAAGCCCGTGCCCGGCGTCGAGCAGGAGACGTTCCGGCTCGACCCCGTCGAGCAGGCCATCCGCGACATCGCGGCCGGCCGCCCGGTGGTCGTCGTCGACGACGAGGACCGCGAGAACGAGGGCGACCTCGTCATCGCGGCCGAGAAGGCCACCCCCGAGATCATCGCCTTCATGATGAGCGAGTGCCGCGGCCTGATCTGCGCGCCCCTGGAGGGCGACGAGCTGGAGCGGCTCGAACTCCCGCAGATGGTCCAGCACAACACCGAATCGATGCAGACCGCCTTCACCGTCTCCGTCGACGCGAGCGGCGCCCACGGAGTCACCACCGGCATCTCGGCCGCCGACCGCGCCACCACCCTGCGGCTGCTGGCCGACGGGGTCTCGGGCCCGGGCGACTTCGTCCGCCCCGGGCACGTCTTCCCGCTGCGCGCCAAGCCCGGCGGCGTCCTGGCCCGCAACGGCCACACCGAGGCCGCCGTCGACCTCGCCCGCCTCGCGGGCCTGCGCCCGGCCGGCGCCATCGTGGAGATCGCCGGCGAGGACGGGGTGATGCTGCGGCTGCCCGAGCTGATCCCCTTCGCCCGCAAGCACGGCCTGACGATCATCTCCATCGAGGACCTGATCGCCTACCGCCGCTCCGCCGAGCCGACCGTGCGCCGTGAGGCCCAGGTCAGCCTGCCGACCTCCTTCGGCCAGTTCACCGCGTACGGGTTCCGCTCCACCGTCGACGGGGTCGAGCACGTCGCCCTCGTCCACGGCGAGATCGGCGACGGCGAGGACGTCCTGGTCCGGATGCACTCCGAGTGCCTGACCGGGGACATCTTCCAGTCGCAGCGCTGCGACTGCGGCCCCCAGCTGCACACCGCCATGCAGCGGGTCCAGGCGGCCGGCCGCGGTGTGATCGTCTACCTGCGCGGCCACGAGGGCCGCGGCATCGGCCTGCTGTCGAAGCTGCGCGCGTACGAGCTCCAGGAGCGCGGCCGCGACACCCTCGACGCCAACCTGGAGCTGGGCCTGCCCGCCGACGCCCGCGACTACGGGGCCGGCGCGCAGATGCTCGCCGACCTCGGCGTCCACAGCGTCCGGCTGCTGACCAACAACCCCGAGAAGTCGGCGGCCCTCATCAGCCACGGCATCAAGGTTTCCGACCGGGAGCCGATGCCCATGGAGGCGGGCGAGCACAACCTGCGCTACCTGCGCACCAAGCGGGACCGGATGGGCCACGACCTGCCCTGGCTGGACGGGGCAGTGACCACGTCCGCCTGCGGCAACCAGTAA
- a CDS encoding hemolysin family protein encodes MNALQLLFALLLVLANGFFVGAEFALVSVRRSQIEPLAVDSKRARQVLHGLENLPRMMAAAQFGITMCSLTLGAVAEPTVARLLEPVFHAAHVPEGLIHPLGYAVALTAVIFLHLVIGEMVPKNLAMAAPEKTALWFSPGLVAFARVCGPVTTALGACATLILRLFKVEPKDEVEAVYTSAQLGRLLKDSRQAGLLEPVEQERLEDALELGSRPVTDVLLAPDRLVTVGPAVTPRQIEQLTVRTGYSRFPVRADSGAFMGYLHVKDVLDLEDRERAVPQRVWRRMTTVCSTLPLDDALTVMRRDATHLAQVADPSGRVLGLVAMEDVLETLVGEVRDPAHRTAPHARRTEPRSEGALTG; translated from the coding sequence GTGAACGCGCTCCAACTGCTGTTCGCCCTGCTCCTCGTCCTGGCCAACGGCTTCTTCGTCGGCGCCGAGTTCGCCCTCGTGTCCGTCCGCCGCAGCCAGATCGAACCCCTGGCCGTCGACTCCAAGCGGGCCCGCCAGGTGCTCCACGGCCTGGAGAACCTGCCGCGCATGATGGCCGCCGCACAGTTCGGCATCACCATGTGCTCGCTCACCCTCGGAGCCGTCGCCGAGCCCACCGTGGCCCGGCTCCTGGAGCCCGTCTTCCACGCCGCCCACGTGCCCGAAGGGCTGATCCACCCGCTGGGCTACGCGGTGGCCCTCACCGCGGTGATCTTCCTGCACCTGGTCATCGGCGAGATGGTCCCCAAGAACCTCGCCATGGCCGCCCCCGAGAAGACGGCCCTGTGGTTCAGCCCCGGACTGGTCGCCTTCGCGCGGGTCTGCGGACCGGTGACCACGGCGCTGGGCGCCTGCGCCACGCTGATCCTGAGGCTCTTCAAGGTGGAGCCCAAGGACGAGGTCGAGGCCGTCTACACCTCCGCCCAGCTCGGCCGCCTGCTCAAGGACTCGCGGCAGGCCGGTCTCCTGGAGCCGGTGGAACAGGAGCGCCTGGAGGACGCGCTGGAACTGGGCAGCCGCCCGGTCACCGACGTCCTCCTCGCCCCGGACCGGCTGGTCACGGTCGGCCCGGCCGTCACCCCGCGCCAGATCGAGCAGCTCACGGTCCGCACCGGGTACTCCCGCTTCCCCGTCCGCGCGGACAGCGGTGCCTTCATGGGCTACCTGCACGTGAAGGACGTCCTGGACCTGGAAGACCGGGAACGGGCCGTGCCCCAGCGGGTCTGGCGCCGCATGACCACGGTCTGCTCCACGCTCCCGCTGGACGACGCCCTGACGGTGATGCGCCGCGACGCCACCCATCTGGCGCAGGTCGCGGATCCCTCGGGCCGGGTCCTCGGCCTGGTCGCCATGGAGGACGTCCTGGAAACGCTGGTCGGCGAGGTGCGCGACCCCGCGCACCGCACGGCACCGCACGCCCGCAGGACCGAACCCCGCTCGGAGGGGGCGCTCACCGGCTGA
- a CDS encoding PH domain-containing protein translates to MADATAQPAPPALPVTFRPTRTRAVLLGVGAAMFVTITAIALVLETLHPGERIAFVFTAALLSSVLVLLSRPKVVADETGVTVVNLTTTRRLEWAQILRVNLRPGDAWVFLDLSDGTSLPALGIQPGVAKAQAIGDARALRALAEAHGTGSKND, encoded by the coding sequence ATGGCCGACGCCACCGCCCAGCCCGCACCGCCCGCCCTGCCGGTCACCTTCCGGCCGACCCGCACCCGGGCCGTCCTGCTGGGCGTGGGCGCCGCCATGTTCGTCACGATCACGGCGATCGCCCTGGTCCTCGAAACCCTGCACCCCGGTGAGCGGATCGCCTTCGTCTTCACCGCGGCCCTGCTCTCCTCCGTCCTCGTCCTGCTCAGCCGCCCCAAGGTGGTCGCCGACGAGACCGGAGTCACGGTCGTCAACCTCACCACCACCCGCCGCCTGGAGTGGGCGCAGATCCTGCGCGTCAACCTCCGCCCCGGCGACGCCTGGGTGTTCCTCGACCTGAGCGACGGCACCAGCCTGCCCGCCCTCGGCATCCAGCCCGGGGTCGCCAAGGCCCAGGCGATCGGCGACGCCCGCGCCCTGCGCGCCCTGGCCGAAGCCCACGGAACCGGCTCAAAGAACGACTGA
- a CDS encoding hemolysin family protein — MTIPLLLLVAAFALILANGFFVAAEFGLVTVERPEAERAAAEGDRRARTVVAALRELSFQLSGTQLGITITSLVVGMLAEPALAALLAGPLEATGLPKGAVPGAAVVIGMLLASAVQMVVGELVPKNWAVSRPLQVARFVAGPQHVFSRVFRPVIAGLNAVANRLVRALGVEPTEEMASARTPGELVSLVRHSAQAGALEQDTADLFVRTISLGELTAQLVMTPRVKVSALQHTATAADVLNLTRATGLSRFPVYRERIDEITGVVHLKDALAVPESERARTSVSGICVAPLLVPGSLPVQPLLERLRSEQPMAVVVDEYGGTAGVVTLEDIVEELVGEVRDEHDFAEDGSPELAAVPAEDGRPSWEADGSCRVQTLRRIGLEVPEGPYETVAGLVADLLGRIPAPGDRAELPGWKLSVRQVRRYRAERVRLVRTAPAGPGAPGSDGQGFYGFGPDAAAPAELAQVGGR; from the coding sequence ATGACCATCCCGCTACTCCTGCTCGTGGCGGCATTCGCCCTGATCCTCGCCAACGGTTTCTTCGTGGCAGCCGAATTCGGCCTCGTCACCGTCGAGAGACCCGAGGCCGAACGCGCCGCGGCCGAGGGCGACCGCCGTGCACGCACGGTCGTCGCAGCCCTGCGGGAGCTGTCCTTCCAGCTCTCCGGCACCCAGCTCGGCATCACCATCACCTCCCTCGTGGTCGGCATGCTCGCCGAGCCCGCCCTCGCCGCCCTGCTGGCCGGGCCGCTCGAAGCGACCGGCCTCCCCAAGGGCGCCGTACCCGGCGCGGCCGTCGTCATCGGCATGCTGCTCGCCTCCGCCGTCCAGATGGTCGTCGGCGAGCTCGTCCCGAAGAACTGGGCCGTCTCCCGGCCGCTGCAGGTCGCCCGTTTCGTGGCCGGCCCGCAGCACGTCTTCTCCCGGGTCTTCCGGCCGGTCATCGCCGGCCTCAACGCCGTCGCCAACCGGCTCGTCCGGGCGCTCGGCGTGGAGCCCACCGAAGAGATGGCCTCCGCCCGCACCCCCGGCGAACTGGTCTCCCTGGTCCGCCACTCGGCCCAGGCCGGCGCCCTGGAACAGGACACCGCCGACCTCTTCGTACGGACCATCTCGCTGGGCGAGCTCACGGCGCAGCTGGTCATGACCCCCCGGGTCAAGGTCAGCGCCCTCCAGCACACGGCCACCGCGGCCGACGTGCTCAACCTGACCCGCGCCACGGGCCTGTCCCGCTTCCCCGTCTACCGCGAGCGCATCGACGAGATCACCGGGGTCGTCCACCTCAAGGACGCCCTCGCCGTGCCCGAGTCCGAGCGCGCCCGCACCAGCGTCAGCGGGATCTGCGTGGCCCCGCTGCTGGTGCCCGGCTCCCTGCCGGTGCAGCCGCTGCTGGAACGGCTGCGCAGCGAACAGCCCATGGCCGTGGTCGTCGACGAGTACGGCGGCACCGCCGGCGTCGTCACCCTGGAGGACATCGTGGAGGAGCTCGTCGGCGAAGTCCGCGACGAGCACGACTTCGCGGAGGACGGCAGCCCCGAACTGGCCGCCGTACCCGCCGAGGACGGCCGCCCCTCCTGGGAGGCCGACGGGAGCTGCCGCGTGCAGACCCTGCGCCGGATAGGCCTGGAGGTCCCCGAAGGCCCCTACGAGACCGTCGCCGGGCTCGTCGCCGACCTGCTCGGCCGCATCCCCGCCCCCGGGGACCGCGCCGAACTGCCCGGCTGGAAGCTCTCCGTGCGCCAGGTCCGCCGCTACCGCGCCGAGCGGGTCCGCCTCGTGCGCACCGCCCCCGCGGGCCCCGGCGCACCGGGCTCCGACGGGCAGGGCTTCTACGGATTCGGCCCCGACGCCGCCGCCCCCGCCGAGCTGGCACAGGTGGGTGGCCGGTGA